Proteins encoded in a region of the Anopheles aquasalis chromosome 2, idAnoAquaMG_Q_19, whole genome shotgun sequence genome:
- the LOC126571664 gene encoding putative peptidyl-tRNA hydrolase PTRHD1 has translation MAKLVQYIIVNGEIAKTWPKGALIAQCCHAVAAVNHLFSDTETAEYFRDLDNMHKVVLEAPTASKLVDLGELLQQNDIKHKVWIEQPENLPTCIALKPYPKDEVQKYVKKFKLLS, from the exons ATGGCAAAGCTCGTGCAGTATATCATCGTGAACGGGGAAATTGCTAAAACCTGGCCAAAGGGTGCACTAATTGCGCAGTGTTGTCATGCGGTCGCTGCTGTGAACCACCTCTTCTCGGACACGGAAACAGCAGAGTATTTTAGAGATCTGGACAACATGCATAAAGTGGTCCTTGAG GCCCCAACCGCGAGTAAGCTTGTTGACCTGGGCGAATTGCTGCAGCAAAATGATATTAAGCATAAAGTATGGATCGAACAGCCCGAAAACCTGCCCACTTGCATCGCTCTGAAGCCGTACCCGAAGGATGAGGTCCAGAAATATGTGAAGAAATTTAAACTACTTAGCTGA